Sequence from the Amycolatopsis sp. NBC_00345 genome:
TCGCGCTGTCCGGGCCGGCGGAGTACGTGGTCTTCGGGGTGCTGGCGGTCTGCGAGCTGGCCGTCCCGCTCGTGGCCGAGCGCCGGGTCGGGACCCCGTGGCACCCGCACCACATCGCCGAGCGGTACGGCCTGTTCACCCTGATCGTCCTCGGCGAGACAGTGCTGAGCGCGACGACCGCGGTGCAGGAGGGCGTGACCGAGGGCGAGCACACCGGCGAGCTGGTGGGCCTCGCCGCGGCCGGGCTGGTGCTGGTGTTCGCCATGTGGTGGCTGTACTTCGACCAGCCGGGCCACGCGCGGCTGGTGCGCCGCCCGTCCCTGCTCACCACGATGAGCTGGGGCTACGGGCACTACCTGATCTTCGCCTCGGCCGCGGCGGTCGGCGCCGGCCTCGAGCTGGCGGTCGACTTCGACACGCACCACACGGAGCTGAGCGGGACGGTCACGGCCCTGTTCGTGACGGTCCCCGTCGCGCTGTTCCTGCTGAGCGTCTGGCTGCTGCACATCGGGCCGACCAACGAGTGCCGCCCGATCGCCATCGGCTTCCCGGTCGCGGCGGTGCTCGTGCTCGCCGCGTCGTTCGGCCCCGCGCCCATCCACGTGACGGCGGTGCTCGCCGCGGCGCTCGTGGCCGTC
This genomic interval carries:
- a CDS encoding low temperature requirement protein A, giving the protein MTQESLPGNRIRVWHRPMRPRDSAEHHRVATPLELLFDLCFVVAVGQAASNLHHQLAEGHVGHGVAGFALVFFAVWWGWLNFSWFASAFDTDDVPYRLATLVQIAGGLTVAAGVGKAFDGDFRVMVIGYVLMRMAMVTQWLRAARSVPECRSTALRYAAGITLCQVLWIAWLALSGPAEYVVFGVLAVCELAVPLVAERRVGTPWHPHHIAERYGLFTLIVLGETVLSATTAVQEGVTEGEHTGELVGLAAAGLVLVFAMWWLYFDQPGHARLVRRPSLLTTMSWGYGHYLIFASAAAVGAGLELAVDFDTHHTELSGTVTALFVTVPVALFLLSVWLLHIGPTNECRPIAIGFPVAAVLVLAASFGPAPIHVTAVLAAALVAVTVIATHGEPRPA